A region from the Silene latifolia isolate original U9 population chromosome 7, ASM4854445v1, whole genome shotgun sequence genome encodes:
- the LOC141592407 gene encoding galacturonokinase isoform X4, translating to MQVVLRSAQFKGEVTFRVDDTQYPKASGKANTIVSGNGSSEFKEECCWGRYAKGALYALQSKGDLLSQGITGVISGSTGLDSSGLSSSAAAGVAYLLALESANNISVSPAENIEFDRLIENEYLGLNNGILDQSAILLSRKGCLTFMDCKTKEHKLINPPNLGQNHINGSHKSYKILLACSGLKLALTSDSGYNRRVSECREAARVLLDVSGKPEVDAVLSNVEHEVYEAHKEKLEPLLARRAEHYFSENMRVMKGLDAWASGRFDEFGKLITASGQSSIQNYECGCKPLIELYEVLLRAPGVYGARFSGAGFRGCCIALVDADLASEAASFVKEEYSKLEPELIGKITQQAAVLICESGDGARVISAM from the exons AGTTGATGACACACAGTATCCGAAAGCATCTGGAAAGGCAAATACAATTGTCAGTGGAAATGGTTCATCTGAATTTAAAGAAGAGTGTTGTTGGGGAAGATATGCAAAAGGAGCTTTATATGCGTTACAAAGTAAAGGGGACCTTCTCAGCCAG GGTATTACTGGAGTGATCAGTGGTTCCACAGGTCTTGATAGTTCCGGCCTTAGTTCATCTGCTGCT GCAGGAGTTGCCTACTTGTTAGCTCTAGAAAGTGCCAATAATATATCAGTATCTCCAGCGGAGAACATCGAGTTTGATCG GCTGATTGAAAATGAATATCTAGGCTTGAACAATGGCATATTGGACCAATCTGCAATACTGCTCTCAAGAAAGGGTTGTCTAACCTTCATGGACTGTAAG ACCAAAGAACACAAGCTTATAAACCCTCCAAATTTGGGTCAAAATCATATCAATGGATCACACAAGTCCTACAAAATACTTTTGGCATGTTCCGGCTTGAAGCTTGCTCTGACAAGTGACAGTGGGTACAACCGCCGAGTTTCGGAATGCCGCGAGGCTGCAAGAGTTCTCTTAGA TGTTTCTGGGAAGCCTGAAGTCGATGCTGTTCTCTCCAATG TTGAACACGAGGTTTATGAAGCTCATAAG GAAAAACTTGAACCCCTTCTTGCTCGAAGAGCAGAACATTATTTCTCGGAGAATATGCGTGTTATGAAAG GACTTGATGCATGGGCCTCTGGTAGATTTGATGAGTTCGGAAAGTTAATTACTGCTTCTGGTCAAAGTTCAATTCAGAATTATGAATGTG GATGCAAACCTCTCATAGAACTATACGAGGTTCTTCTGAGAGCGCCCGGCGTTTATGGAGCTCGGTTTAGTGGTGCTGGATTCCgcggatgttgcattgcattaGTCGATGCTGATCTGGCATCGGAAGCTGCATCATTTGTCAAAGAAGAGTACAGTAAGCTCGAGCCTGAATTGATTGGCAAGATAACCCAACAGGCTGCTGTTTTGATTTGTGAATCCGGTGATGGTGCTCGAGTAATTAGTGCTATGTAG